The following proteins are co-located in the Polystyrenella longa genome:
- a CDS encoding catalase: MSKGKDKQAKPSVRKGNGGEWHQEAKSTKERMTTNQGVVVSDDQNSLKVGGRGSTLLEDFHLREKITHFDHERIPERVVHARGYGAHGYFQAYESHASLTKAAFLQNPSEKTPVFVRFSTVAGSKGSPDTARDVRGFAVKFYTQEGNYDLVGNNMPVFFIQDAIKFPDLIHAVKPAPDRDFPQAQSAHDSFWDFVSLMPESMHMLVWVMSDRAIPRSLRMMEGFGIHTFRMINADGESTLVKFHWRPKQGIFSLIWDEAVVISGADPDFHRRDMWNSIEAGDYPEWELSVQVFTEEEANKFDYDVLDPTKLIPEEDVPLTPLGKMVLDRNVDNFFAETEQVAFCPANIVPGIDFSNDPLLQGRLFSYLDTQLTRLGGPNFQQIPVNQPKCPMQNLQRDGHMQMDIPKGRVSNEPSSLDDGLPRECDKTGFKSYPEKVSGEKLRIRPESFADHYTQARLFYKSMTGYEQDHIAGGFAFELGKCQKIEVRERMIAHLLNIDKELAGKVADNLGMNTNVEPIKPAVPVKDMPLSDALSQYKKTPDTLAGKKVGLLTTDGIDAAFFMNLEEAVMDAGANIEVVALKAGPMMDSEGNEIIPDHFLSGAPSALFDSVVVAPTEDMAKKLADNPNAVDWIRMANAHLKVIGYTDQAMNLLKKSHIKPGQDEGIVLLDMSKNNFDDYLNAAKKHRIWDRS; this comes from the coding sequence ATGTCGAAGGGCAAAGATAAACAGGCGAAACCATCCGTTCGAAAAGGTAACGGAGGCGAATGGCACCAAGAGGCGAAATCAACCAAAGAGCGAATGACGACTAATCAGGGGGTGGTCGTTTCGGATGATCAAAACTCGCTCAAGGTGGGAGGGCGCGGCTCGACTTTGCTGGAAGATTTTCATCTACGAGAAAAGATTACTCACTTTGACCATGAACGCATTCCCGAGCGCGTGGTCCATGCTCGCGGCTATGGTGCTCATGGCTACTTTCAAGCTTATGAATCTCATGCTAGCTTGACCAAGGCTGCTTTCCTACAGAACCCCTCTGAGAAAACTCCTGTCTTTGTGCGGTTTTCGACGGTCGCAGGAAGCAAAGGCTCGCCAGATACGGCTCGGGACGTACGTGGGTTTGCTGTTAAGTTCTACACGCAGGAGGGGAACTATGACTTGGTGGGCAACAATATGCCCGTCTTCTTTATCCAAGATGCGATCAAGTTCCCAGATCTAATTCATGCAGTGAAGCCGGCTCCCGATCGTGACTTTCCACAGGCACAGTCTGCTCACGATTCTTTCTGGGACTTTGTTTCCCTGATGCCGGAAAGCATGCATATGCTGGTGTGGGTGATGTCGGACCGTGCGATTCCCCGGTCGCTAAGAATGATGGAGGGGTTTGGAATTCATACCTTCCGGATGATCAATGCCGACGGTGAAAGTACGTTGGTGAAGTTTCACTGGCGACCCAAACAGGGGATTTTCTCCCTGATATGGGACGAAGCCGTTGTGATTTCAGGGGCCGATCCCGATTTTCATCGTCGCGACATGTGGAACTCTATTGAGGCAGGAGATTACCCGGAGTGGGAACTCTCCGTGCAGGTCTTTACGGAAGAGGAAGCCAACAAGTTCGACTACGATGTGCTCGATCCTACGAAGCTGATTCCAGAAGAAGATGTTCCTTTAACGCCGTTAGGAAAAATGGTGCTTGATCGCAATGTTGACAACTTCTTTGCGGAAACGGAACAGGTCGCCTTCTGTCCTGCGAACATTGTTCCCGGAATCGATTTCTCTAACGACCCGCTGTTACAGGGAAGGTTGTTCTCTTATCTGGATACTCAATTGACACGGTTGGGCGGACCGAATTTCCAACAGATCCCTGTGAACCAACCAAAGTGTCCCATGCAAAACCTGCAACGGGATGGTCATATGCAGATGGACATTCCCAAGGGACGAGTTTCCAATGAGCCCAGCTCACTCGATGATGGCTTACCCCGTGAATGTGATAAAACAGGATTTAAATCTTATCCTGAGAAAGTGTCCGGAGAAAAATTACGAATTCGACCGGAGAGTTTTGCAGATCATTACACACAGGCGCGATTGTTTTATAAGTCCATGACGGGTTATGAACAGGATCACATCGCGGGTGGATTTGCTTTTGAACTTGGCAAATGTCAGAAGATCGAAGTTCGCGAGCGAATGATTGCACATTTGCTTAATATTGATAAGGAGTTGGCAGGAAAAGTTGCTGATAACCTGGGGATGAATACAAATGTTGAGCCGATCAAACCTGCCGTCCCTGTAAAAGATATGCCGCTTTCGGACGCACTGTCGCAGTATAAGAAGACTCCAGATACCTTAGCCGGTAAAAAAGTCGGACTACTCACGACTGATGGCATTGATGCGGCGTTCTTCATGAATCTGGAAGAAGCCGTGATGGATGCCGGGGCTAATATTGAAGTCGTCGCTTTGAAAGCGGGACCGATGATGGATAGCGAAGGGAATGAAATCATACCGGATCATTTTCTTTCAGGAGCCCCCTCAGCTCTGTTCGACTCCGTGGTAGTGGCACCAACGGAAGACATGGCCAAGAAGTTGGCGGATAATCCGAATGCAGTAGATTGGATTCGGATGGCAAATGCCCATCTAAAAGTGATTGGATATACCGACCAGGCCATGAACCTTCTGAAAAAATCACATATCAAACCGGGGCAGGACGAAGGGATTGTTCTGCTTGATATGTCTAAGAATAACTTCGATGATTACCTTAATGCGGCGAAGAAGCACCGCATCTGGGATCGAAGCTAA
- a CDS encoding NAD(P)H-binding protein, producing MTSNTQTEHWSTDENDRATQTVMVTGATGYVGNRLMPLLRRSGYTVKGLARSPEKLNQTELHEIEIRQGDVLDLASLKQALKGIDTAFYLVHLMGGDGDFMERDRQAARNFIVAAEHCGVKRIIYLGGLGDVNDPDLSPHLRSRHEVGEILRQGSVEVIEFRAAVLVGAGSLSFEMIRNLTDRLPVMICPRWLSTATQPISIDDTLSYLVAALSLPTEGNRIIGIGGADVVTYGDMIREYARQRGLKRTLIPVPLLSPWLSSLWLSLVTPATAGVGRHLIEGLQNETTVRDPEPASRLPVKPIGMQEAIRIAIEEESGL from the coding sequence ATGACTTCCAATACACAGACAGAGCATTGGAGCACAGATGAGAACGACCGTGCGACTCAAACGGTGATGGTAACGGGAGCCACCGGCTACGTCGGCAATCGATTAATGCCCCTACTTCGACGGTCTGGATATACGGTGAAAGGGCTTGCTCGCAGCCCTGAAAAACTGAATCAAACAGAGTTACACGAGATTGAGATTCGACAGGGAGACGTGCTGGATCTGGCATCACTAAAACAAGCGTTGAAAGGGATTGATACTGCTTTTTACTTAGTTCATCTCATGGGCGGAGATGGTGATTTCATGGAACGCGATCGTCAGGCGGCGCGAAACTTCATTGTAGCCGCTGAGCACTGTGGAGTGAAACGGATTATCTACCTTGGTGGATTGGGTGATGTGAACGATCCCGATTTATCTCCCCATTTGCGAAGTCGACATGAAGTGGGAGAGATACTCCGGCAGGGTTCTGTGGAAGTCATTGAATTCCGGGCGGCGGTGCTGGTGGGAGCGGGGAGTCTTTCGTTTGAAATGATTCGCAACTTAACAGATCGATTACCGGTAATGATCTGTCCGCGGTGGTTGTCGACTGCGACACAACCCATTTCGATTGACGATACACTAAGTTATCTGGTAGCAGCTTTATCGTTGCCTACGGAAGGAAATCGAATCATTGGAATCGGAGGAGCCGATGTGGTGACTTATGGTGATATGATTCGTGAGTACGCTCGGCAGCGGGGCTTGAAGCGAACCTTGATTCCAGTCCCCCTGTTATCCCCTTGGCTATCGAGCCTCTGGTTGAGCTTGGTAACACCAGCGACGGCAGGAGTGGGACGCCACCTCATTGAAGGTCTGCAGAATGAGACGACGGTACGTGATCCTGAGCCGGCATCGCGATTGCCGGTAAAACCAATAGGAATGCAAGAAGCGATTCGTATAGCAATCGAAGAAGAATCAGGGCTGTAA
- a CDS encoding arylsulfatase: MKRFLVSLCATLLILTAAAAPVSAQKNTDTKPPNILVIFGDDIGQTNVSAYTMGLVGYRTPNIDRIAREGMIFTDYYAEQSCTAGRSTFLTGQCTYRTGLSKVGLPGADLGLQAEDATIAELLKQHGYSTGQFGKNHLGDKDEFLPTNHGFDEFLGNLYHLNAEEEPENRNYPTNPEFKKKYGPRGVIKSSADGKIEDTGPLTKKRMETIDEETSAAAIDFIERQTKANKPFFCWWNATRMHFRTHVKEEHRDKPGLTARTEYADGMIEHDAQVGTLLDKLDELKLTENTIVIYTTDNGPHKNTWPDAGLSPFRNEKNSNWEGAFRVPCAIRWPGKIKAATVSNDIVSGLDWMPTLLAAAGEPDVKDKLLKGHKAGSKTFKVHLDGYNLLPYLTGKEENSPRKSFFYFNDDGQLVGMRFENWKLVFLEQRAVGTLRVWAEPFTTLRLPKMYDLRSDPYEQADITSNTYYDWVLDHAFLLVPAQQYAGAFLETFKEYPPRQKPSSFNLDDVMRKLSEGATH; the protein is encoded by the coding sequence ATGAAGAGATTTCTTGTATCCCTGTGCGCGACGCTGTTGATATTAACAGCAGCGGCGGCACCCGTGTCGGCTCAGAAAAATACCGACACAAAACCACCGAACATCCTCGTGATTTTCGGGGATGATATCGGACAGACGAATGTTTCTGCCTATACGATGGGACTCGTTGGTTACCGGACTCCCAACATCGATCGTATTGCGCGCGAAGGAATGATCTTTACCGATTACTACGCCGAGCAAAGCTGTACTGCTGGTCGGTCGACCTTTCTTACAGGACAATGTACTTATCGTACTGGTCTTTCAAAAGTCGGCCTGCCTGGTGCAGACCTAGGTCTACAAGCAGAAGATGCCACCATTGCCGAACTGCTTAAACAGCATGGATACTCTACCGGTCAGTTCGGAAAAAACCATTTGGGTGACAAGGATGAATTCCTTCCCACTAACCATGGTTTTGACGAATTCCTGGGTAACCTGTATCACCTGAACGCAGAAGAAGAACCTGAGAACCGTAATTATCCAACGAACCCTGAGTTCAAGAAAAAGTATGGTCCTCGCGGTGTTATCAAGTCGAGTGCTGATGGCAAAATTGAAGACACAGGCCCACTGACTAAAAAACGGATGGAGACGATTGACGAAGAAACTTCTGCTGCGGCAATCGATTTCATCGAACGTCAAACGAAAGCCAATAAGCCTTTCTTCTGCTGGTGGAACGCAACCCGGATGCACTTTCGCACGCATGTGAAAGAAGAGCATCGTGATAAACCTGGTTTGACTGCCCGCACCGAGTATGCGGATGGAATGATTGAGCACGATGCCCAGGTTGGTACGTTGCTCGACAAACTGGATGAGCTCAAGCTTACCGAAAACACGATCGTAATCTATACGACCGACAACGGTCCTCACAAAAATACTTGGCCTGACGCCGGTCTGAGTCCATTCCGAAATGAGAAAAACTCCAACTGGGAAGGTGCCTTCCGCGTTCCTTGTGCAATCCGCTGGCCTGGAAAAATTAAAGCGGCGACTGTCTCCAACGATATCGTCAGCGGTTTGGACTGGATGCCGACACTACTCGCTGCTGCAGGTGAACCCGATGTGAAGGATAAACTTCTTAAAGGGCACAAAGCAGGATCGAAAACATTCAAGGTTCATTTGGATGGATACAACCTGCTTCCTTACCTGACTGGTAAAGAAGAAAACTCACCACGAAAATCCTTCTTCTACTTCAACGATGATGGCCAGTTAGTGGGAATGCGGTTTGAGAACTGGAAACTTGTTTTCCTGGAGCAGCGTGCGGTGGGGACTTTGCGAGTCTGGGCGGAACCTTTCACGACCCTGCGACTTCCCAAGATGTATGATCTCCGTTCAGACCCATACGAACAAGCGGACATCACATCTAATACTTATTACGACTGGGTGCTGGACCATGCCTTCCTCTTGGTTCCAGCTCAGCAGTATGCGGGTGCTTTCCTGGAAACGTTTAAGGAATATCCACCTCGACAGAAACCTTCTAGCTTCAACCTTGATGATGTCATGAGAAAACTGTCTGAAGGTGCAACGCACTAA
- a CDS encoding polyphosphate kinase 2 family protein produces the protein MHVSIDTSDFKVTGKSKLKLEEQKTKVKDFYRSKSEYKELLSEFQDEINELQRMMYAHDRYSMLLVFQAMDAAGKDGTIRAIMSGVNAHGIDVHAFKQPSSTELDHDFLWRTTIRLPQRGRIGIFNRSYYEEVLVVRVHPEIIMQSQKLPEQLTQDMSQLWKNRYESIRDYEKHLGHSGTKVVKFFLNLGRDEQRDRFLDRIDEPEKNWKFSEGDVKERKFWDDYQKAYEDAINATATKAAPWYVVPADDKKNMRLIVSQIVLEQLQDLDMKYPEVSDERREELQGYRQRLLDD, from the coding sequence ATGCATGTTTCCATCGATACCAGTGATTTCAAAGTAACGGGGAAGTCGAAATTAAAGCTGGAGGAACAAAAAACGAAAGTCAAAGACTTCTATAGATCGAAGTCAGAATACAAAGAGCTCCTGAGCGAGTTTCAAGATGAAATCAATGAGCTGCAGCGGATGATGTATGCTCATGATCGCTACAGCATGCTGCTTGTTTTTCAAGCGATGGATGCTGCCGGTAAAGATGGGACGATCCGGGCAATTATGTCGGGTGTGAATGCACATGGGATAGACGTTCATGCATTCAAACAGCCCAGTTCAACGGAGTTGGATCACGACTTTCTCTGGCGCACGACCATTCGCCTGCCCCAACGGGGACGCATCGGGATATTCAACCGGTCGTATTATGAAGAAGTGCTGGTTGTTCGCGTTCATCCCGAGATAATCATGCAGTCTCAAAAGCTGCCTGAACAGCTGACACAGGATATGAGCCAACTGTGGAAAAACCGTTACGAATCGATTCGTGATTACGAAAAACATCTCGGACACAGTGGAACGAAAGTCGTTAAATTCTTTCTTAACTTGGGTCGAGATGAACAGCGTGATCGCTTTCTTGATCGAATCGATGAGCCGGAGAAGAACTGGAAGTTTTCGGAAGGCGATGTAAAAGAACGTAAATTCTGGGACGATTACCAGAAGGCGTACGAAGATGCGATCAATGCGACTGCGACCAAAGCAGCACCATGGTATGTCGTGCCTGCCGATGATAAAAAGAACATGCGGTTAATTGTGTCTCAGATTGTGCTGGAACAACTTCAAGATCTGGATATGAAATATCCAGAGGTCTCCGACGAACGTCGCGAGGAGTTGCAAGGGTATCGGCAGCGTTTGTTGGACGACTGA
- a CDS encoding AAA family ATPase, protein MDLRESVKQISVAMNAAVVGQEKVVERLIVALLADGHVLMEGLPGTAKTRSIKTLSSLIESQFSRVQFTPDLLPSDVTGSDIYREQTGTFEFQQGPIFGNLVLADEINRAPAKVQSALLEAMEERQVTVAGQTHKLPDLFLVMATQNPIEQEGTYPLPEAQMDRFLLYVNVDYSDSQTEMAILKLVRKEKASQAPSPPTPVAQDVIFEARKQVLDTHVAEAAERYIVDLVMATREPDKFGGNLAKWIRLGASPRGTLALDAAARAHAWLNSQDFVSPENIRAVTPACLAHRLHLTYEAEAAGVSRTDVIDELLKSVVPV, encoded by the coding sequence ATGGATTTACGTGAATCAGTTAAGCAGATTTCCGTTGCGATGAATGCGGCTGTTGTCGGACAGGAAAAAGTAGTCGAACGGCTTATTGTTGCTTTGTTAGCCGATGGTCATGTTTTAATGGAAGGGCTTCCCGGGACTGCCAAAACTCGTTCCATCAAGACGTTATCCAGTTTGATTGAAAGTCAGTTCAGCCGCGTACAATTTACCCCTGACCTGCTCCCTTCCGACGTGACCGGTTCCGATATTTACCGTGAGCAAACGGGTACCTTTGAATTTCAGCAAGGGCCGATCTTCGGAAACCTCGTGCTTGCCGACGAAATTAACCGGGCGCCTGCTAAGGTTCAGTCTGCATTGCTGGAGGCCATGGAAGAGCGGCAAGTCACCGTAGCAGGGCAAACGCATAAGCTGCCCGACCTGTTTCTTGTTATGGCGACACAAAACCCGATTGAACAGGAAGGAACCTACCCCCTTCCCGAAGCACAGATGGACCGGTTTCTGCTATATGTGAATGTTGATTACTCCGATAGTCAGACCGAGATGGCCATTCTGAAGCTGGTCCGGAAAGAAAAAGCTTCACAGGCACCTTCACCCCCTACTCCAGTTGCTCAGGACGTCATTTTCGAGGCACGGAAACAGGTACTGGATACACATGTCGCAGAGGCGGCGGAGCGTTATATCGTCGACTTGGTGATGGCGACACGAGAACCGGATAAGTTCGGTGGAAATCTGGCGAAGTGGATTCGTCTCGGGGCAAGTCCACGCGGTACGCTCGCGCTGGATGCCGCTGCCCGGGCACATGCCTGGCTCAACAGTCAGGACTTCGTATCGCCGGAAAACATTCGGGCCGTTACCCCTGCTTGTCTCGCCCATCGTCTGCATTTGACCTACGAGGCAGAAGCGGCTGGCGTATCACGGACAGACGTGATTGATGAGTTGTTGAAGAGTGTCGTCCCGGTTTAA
- a CDS encoding DUF58 domain-containing protein translates to MSARISISLDEMVLLKADARGFSFLPRQPVSSLLSGRHASRLRGRGLAFEELRHYHPGDDIRLIDWKATARLRSTHVRVFNEERERPVLFVVDQRGPMFFGSQRAMKSVVAAELTALGAWRTLEAGDRVGGIVFNDNEIAEVRPHRSQSRLLQLFHQIVQQNQALAGIDSPTDSGATATNRLNEALQNVLHIAKHDHLVVLISDLDGADSDTHRLSTLIAARNDMLVAGIYDPLGASLRGGSGMVATDREESWEIPVEASFTEKFQQSFQNRLDEWRQVFRNLKIPVIPVSTSTSPAEQIRSLLGH, encoded by the coding sequence ATGAGTGCGCGTATTTCAATTAGCCTGGATGAGATGGTCCTGCTGAAAGCGGACGCGCGCGGTTTTTCATTCTTGCCTCGACAGCCCGTATCTTCATTACTTTCTGGCCGACATGCGTCCCGACTGCGGGGACGCGGATTGGCGTTCGAAGAACTGCGGCACTATCACCCGGGTGATGATATACGACTGATTGACTGGAAAGCGACAGCACGCCTGCGGTCGACTCATGTAAGGGTCTTTAATGAGGAGCGGGAACGTCCTGTTCTTTTCGTTGTCGATCAGCGTGGGCCGATGTTCTTTGGAAGTCAACGGGCGATGAAGTCGGTCGTGGCTGCTGAGTTAACCGCGTTGGGAGCGTGGCGTACGCTTGAGGCAGGAGATCGAGTGGGAGGAATCGTTTTCAACGATAACGAGATCGCGGAAGTTCGTCCGCATCGTAGCCAATCGCGGCTGCTGCAACTCTTTCATCAGATCGTACAACAGAACCAGGCGTTAGCGGGTATAGATTCTCCCACCGACTCAGGTGCAACTGCAACTAACAGATTAAATGAAGCCCTTCAGAATGTGTTACACATCGCTAAACACGATCACCTGGTCGTTCTGATTAGCGATCTGGATGGAGCTGATTCAGATACCCATCGTCTATCGACATTGATCGCTGCACGTAATGACATGCTGGTTGCGGGGATATACGATCCTCTTGGTGCATCGCTAAGGGGAGGCTCCGGAATGGTAGCGACGGATCGAGAAGAATCGTGGGAGATTCCGGTGGAAGCTTCTTTCACAGAGAAGTTCCAACAGAGTTTTCAGAATCGACTGGATGAATGGCGACAGGTGTTTCGGAACTTGAAAATCCCGGTCATTCCTGTGTCGACGTCCACATCTCCGGCGGAACAGATACGCTCACTCTTAGGTCATTAA
- a CDS encoding DUF4381 domain-containing protein, with protein sequence MKEAPTSLDAMHDIVVPAPVSWWPLAPGWYVVLALVVCFVFYLTCRSVSRWQSNAYRRAALKELEMANDPSTICELLRRTALAVVPRSIVASQKETAWPQWLESTCPVAMSERVETQLNYGPYASNSSAEDIIELKEYASAWIKQHRYPLSEKLVNADHS encoded by the coding sequence ATGAAAGAAGCCCCGACCAGTCTCGACGCGATGCATGACATCGTCGTTCCCGCTCCCGTATCCTGGTGGCCCCTTGCTCCCGGATGGTACGTCGTACTGGCGTTGGTGGTGTGTTTTGTATTTTATCTTACCTGTCGCTCAGTGAGTCGGTGGCAGTCAAATGCCTACCGCCGAGCGGCACTGAAAGAGCTGGAAATGGCCAACGATCCGTCGACTATTTGCGAGCTACTTCGCCGGACCGCACTAGCGGTGGTTCCCAGGTCCATCGTTGCATCGCAGAAGGAGACCGCCTGGCCACAATGGTTGGAGAGTACCTGTCCCGTGGCGATGTCCGAGCGGGTGGAGACTCAATTGAATTATGGGCCTTATGCGTCCAATTCATCAGCTGAGGATATTATTGAACTGAAGGAATACGCCAGTGCGTGGATAAAACAACATCGGTATCCCTTATCCGAGAAGCTCGTTAACGCGGACCATTCCTGA
- a CDS encoding VWA domain-containing protein yields MFAFTYPWIFFLLPLPWLAYKLLPAHEKRPISVRVPFGARLKEVLASGGYTHELARHSTRWLVPVLLWLLVLTALAKPQWIEPPIVKELPTRDLLLLVDLSASMQQKDFVNDAGKSVSRLGAVKEVLGSFLERRKGDRVGLVVFGDAPYLQAPFSTDLTLSRELLDECGVGMAGPKTAFGDAIGLGVNLFDNSDVPAKTIIALTDGNDTKSQVRPVEAARVASQRNIRIHTVAIGDPTTVGEDKLDTQELKDVASTADGSFFFASDRKQLEGIYGELDKIETRKVNSVSHRPRRDLYYFFVAAALLISLLKKCFVMLRRKRGEVRNTKKPEVRVNPVNGQLEVVS; encoded by the coding sequence TTGTTTGCATTTACTTATCCCTGGATTTTCTTCCTGCTACCACTTCCCTGGTTGGCATACAAATTGTTGCCGGCACATGAGAAACGGCCCATCTCTGTCCGCGTTCCCTTCGGAGCCAGATTGAAGGAAGTTCTTGCTTCAGGTGGTTACACTCATGAGTTGGCTCGACATTCTACACGGTGGCTCGTGCCTGTCCTTTTATGGTTGCTGGTTCTGACGGCTCTGGCGAAACCACAATGGATCGAGCCACCCATTGTCAAAGAACTTCCGACGCGTGACCTGTTACTGTTAGTCGATTTGTCAGCGTCAATGCAGCAAAAAGACTTCGTGAACGATGCGGGTAAGTCCGTTTCGCGATTGGGTGCGGTAAAGGAGGTCTTGGGTAGTTTCCTGGAACGCCGAAAGGGAGATCGTGTCGGACTGGTGGTGTTTGGAGATGCACCCTATCTACAAGCTCCATTTTCAACAGACCTGACGCTTTCTCGGGAATTGCTGGATGAATGTGGCGTCGGTATGGCCGGTCCCAAAACGGCATTTGGTGATGCCATCGGACTGGGGGTTAACCTGTTTGATAACAGCGATGTTCCCGCAAAAACGATTATCGCCCTGACAGATGGGAACGACACCAAAAGTCAGGTGCGACCTGTTGAAGCGGCCCGCGTTGCGTCGCAGCGAAATATCCGCATTCATACGGTCGCGATTGGTGATCCCACCACCGTGGGTGAAGATAAGCTAGATACGCAGGAACTCAAAGATGTGGCGAGCACGGCGGATGGTTCCTTCTTTTTTGCCTCAGATCGTAAACAGCTGGAAGGCATTTACGGGGAACTCGATAAAATCGAAACACGAAAAGTGAATTCAGTCAGCCACCGTCCGCGTAGAGATCTGTATTACTTCTTCGTGGCCGCAGCCCTGCTTATTTCGCTGCTGAAGAAGTGCTTTGTTATGCTACGTAGGAAACGGGGTGAGGTTCGTAATACGAAGAAACCGGAAGTCAGAGTGAACCCGGTCAACGGACAGTTGGAGGTTGTTTCCTGA
- a CDS encoding VWA domain-containing protein: MSLLENFHFIRPLWLLLIPMAMGVWWLWQYRIDPLRGWREQVDPVLLKAMIVSGSERRDLSSHYLLAGWIVATVAVAGPTWRQDPSPFAADAAPLIILLKADKSMDQDGQSPTPLERGQLKIADLANIRKGQPLGLIAYAGSSHLVLPPTKDTSVVSEMASEISSDIMPEPGDRLDLAIAKAEEVLKGVEAGGTLLVIANSVEGDLKQIKSAQEKHGSFPIQFLALDENESIERAADALRATVVTLTPDDDDIMAISRAAERKSIVGIGGKEQRWQEAGYWLVPILAMALLLSFRREKRNSD; encoded by the coding sequence ATGTCATTATTGGAGAACTTTCATTTCATACGCCCCCTGTGGCTTTTGCTGATTCCAATGGCGATGGGAGTCTGGTGGCTCTGGCAATACCGAATCGACCCTCTGCGAGGATGGCGAGAACAGGTTGATCCTGTTCTTCTGAAAGCAATGATAGTAAGCGGTTCTGAGCGGAGAGACCTTTCCTCGCATTACCTGCTGGCGGGATGGATTGTGGCTACGGTTGCCGTCGCGGGGCCAACCTGGAGGCAGGACCCGAGCCCCTTCGCAGCCGATGCGGCCCCTTTGATCATTCTGCTAAAAGCTGACAAGAGCATGGATCAGGATGGGCAATCACCGACTCCGCTTGAACGGGGCCAATTGAAAATTGCCGATCTGGCGAACATCAGGAAAGGCCAACCCCTTGGTTTAATCGCCTACGCAGGTTCGTCACATCTGGTGCTCCCTCCGACAAAGGATACGTCTGTTGTGTCGGAGATGGCCTCAGAGATCAGTAGTGACATCATGCCTGAACCCGGAGACCGTCTTGATCTGGCGATTGCGAAAGCGGAAGAAGTGCTCAAAGGTGTCGAGGCGGGAGGAACATTGCTGGTTATCGCGAATTCAGTTGAGGGCGATCTCAAACAGATAAAATCTGCTCAAGAAAAACATGGGTCTTTTCCTATCCAGTTTCTGGCTTTGGATGAGAACGAGTCTATAGAGAGGGCGGCAGACGCTCTACGAGCGACTGTCGTCACTCTGACGCCCGATGACGATGATATAATGGCTATCTCCAGAGCGGCAGAACGGAAGTCGATCGTCGGGATCGGGGGCAAAGAACAACGGTGGCAAGAAGCGGGATATTGGTTAGTTCCCATTCTGGCAATGGCTCTGTTGTTGTCCTTTCGACGCGAAAAACGAAATAGCGACTAG
- a CDS encoding tetratricopeptide repeat protein, which translates to MKLISLFLAITWIGLWFTPDQQGQRDFDNQKYAKAAVEFTDVERQGVAWFRAGEFEKAAQAFAKSQSPTAKFNEGNSWMLLGKYENAIERYEKALKLRPEWKEAEENLRLAKARSKLMKNEGGDLGDQKLGADKIVFDKKKNKGGQDTQITGEKATTDTTIQSMWLRRVQTKPSEFLRSKFAYQLSMESEGGDE; encoded by the coding sequence ATGAAATTGATTTCACTCTTTCTCGCGATCACCTGGATAGGGTTATGGTTTACTCCTGATCAGCAGGGACAACGTGATTTCGACAATCAAAAATATGCGAAAGCGGCTGTCGAGTTCACAGACGTGGAACGTCAAGGTGTCGCTTGGTTCCGTGCAGGAGAGTTCGAGAAAGCCGCGCAGGCTTTTGCAAAAAGCCAGAGCCCAACAGCAAAATTTAACGAGGGAAACTCGTGGATGTTGTTGGGTAAATATGAAAATGCGATCGAACGTTATGAAAAAGCGTTGAAGCTGCGTCCGGAGTGGAAAGAGGCGGAAGAAAACTTAAGGCTGGCAAAGGCTCGATCCAAGCTGATGAAGAATGAAGGGGGTGACCTTGGTGATCAAAAGCTTGGGGCAGATAAGATTGTCTTTGATAAAAAGAAAAATAAGGGGGGGCAGGACACCCAGATTACAGGAGAGAAGGCAACTACGGATACGACGATTCAGTCGATGTGGTTGCGGCGGGTACAGACTAAGCCTTCTGAATTTCTACGCTCGAAATTCGCCTATCAGCTCTCAATGGAATCGGAAGGAGGAGATGAATGA